Within the Naumovozyma castellii chromosome 1, complete genome genome, the region aacaacTCTACCAGCAACAGTTGGGCGGGTCCAACACACAATCGGGCTCAGGGATGCCCcaacaagaaaatgaacAGAAGGGagacgatgatgatgactATGGTGAGGGAAGTGTTAGGTGTCCCGTATGTGGTACCACAGATGAGAACTACGATCCTTCAACTGATACACGCGGTGATATGGTCCAATGCGATGGCTGTGATATGTGGCAGCATATAAGGTGTATGACCGGTGGGCTAGATACCATTGACAGTCTTTTGACTGATGaccaaaaatatttctgtGATCAATGTGATCCCTCAAGGTATCCTCACCTACATGCAGGAAATAAAGAGAGAAATGAAGAGGAGgtagatgatgaagatcaTGATGGTAATTATAAGCCACCGGTGGATGAAACTGTAGATCCTAAGGATCTCTATCTGGAACACGAACCAAAGAGTCCTCTCACGACCCCCGTAGCtaagaacaagaaaagatcATCTGTAAGTGATTCAACGACTACGACGAAGAGGAGAAGATCATCAGCTAACTCCAATACTAATAGCAAACAAAAGCAAGAGGAACAAGATAATAAAATGAGGGCCAATGCCTTGAAAATGTTTATTGATCTTTTCACAAAGTTTATTATTCCCGATACCATGAATGCGAATCTATATAGTTTACCTGCTGGGAAGGATATATCGCAAGTGGCCACAGAATTAGCCACCAAATTAGAAAAGGAGCTTTCGCTTGCCTGGTTCGATATGGAAAACGATAAGCTGAGTAAATTTTATCCTGAAAGGGTAAGAAGTCTTTTTGCAAATTTAAAGGACAGTAAGAATATAAGTTTGAAATCTCATGTTATTAATGAGACGTTAGATTATGCCAAATTGGTTCGAATGAATGCAACAGAATTAGCAAATCCTGATTTACAacattttaaagaaaaggtGGACACAGAGActttaaatcaattaataattgaaaaaccAACCAAGccattatatataaagaCACATAAGGGTGATGAACTGATTGAAGacattaatgataataatgatcttaataatggtattggaaatgaagatgaaactTTGAATGACACTATATATGCCAGGAGTAGTATTTCCAGGCGtcatgatgaagaaatagCCATGGCTAAGGAACATGTTGAAAGGGAGAAACATGAAACGCATGATTCTGAAAGTGAAGATGCAGTTgttgaagaggaaaaggaagagGCAGCAGTTCTGTCGGGAGAAACTGCTCCACCaatgaagataaaaattaaatatccTGAATTTGAGTATGAATTTTCTGGTATTTCAATGTATGATGGAGTTTCGATACATCTTGCCAATAACCCTAGATATAGTTGCTTTGGTGATGGTGATTTGGTTATTGAAGGTCGTTTATCTTCTGCAAGAGTTTTCGATTATTTAAGACAAGTTCCTG harbors:
- the BYE1 gene encoding Bye1p (ancestral locus Anc_2.506), with the translated sequence MSVRTSSRTTKGRNKYMQSIMQEEEQLYQQQLGGSNTQSGSGMPQQENEQKGDDDDDYGEGSVRCPVCGTTDENYDPSTDTRGDMVQCDGCDMWQHIRCMTGGLDTIDSLLTDDQKYFCDQCDPSRYPHLHAGNKERNEEEVDDEDHDGNYKPPVDETVDPKDLYLEHEPKSPLTTPVAKNKKRSSVSDSTTTTKRRRSSANSNTNSKQKQEEQDNKMRANALKMFIDLFTKFIIPDTMNANLYSLPAGKDISQVATELATKLEKELSLAWFDMENDKLSKFYPERVRSLFANLKDSKNISLKSHVINETLDYAKLVRMNATELANPDLQHFKEKVDTETLNQLIIEKPTKPLYIKTHKGDELIEDINDNNDLNNGIGNEDETLNDTIYARSSISRRHDEEIAMAKEHVEREKHETHDSESEDAVVEEEKEEAAVLSGETAPPMKIKIKYPEFEYEFSGISMYDGVSIHLANNPRYSCFGDGDLVIEGRLSSARVFDYLRQVPVGRGVLLFQLKFKQGDNEDNTGYFKLLEHLLSEDKVVGIKNKENYEKNIYLIPCDNKDRHSDLYKLIAKGQRSDEGYKGLLDTNARTFFLVVVVKPELI